One stretch of Flavobacterium sp. 9 DNA includes these proteins:
- a CDS encoding response regulator produces the protein MKKTNMYLTILIVDDHPMTVDSYINLLSYDDFQKNEPNFIKSYNCEDAYNKINFQQKKDTKIDFALLDINLPPYKEHNIFNGIDLALLIREKFPNCKIVLLTMHSEPLTVDKIIKGINPEGFISKSDINFELFPIICKKILEGDIFRSNTIIESQRELFKRNINWDTHDNQILTLISQGVKTVNLPEYIPLSMSAIEKRKANIKDQLLLGKGSDKDLIEKAKKLGLL, from the coding sequence TTGAAAAAAACAAATATGTATCTTACTATTTTGATAGTCGATGATCACCCTATGACAGTCGATAGTTATATAAATCTTTTATCTTACGATGATTTTCAAAAAAACGAACCAAATTTTATTAAGAGCTACAATTGTGAAGATGCATACAACAAAATAAATTTTCAACAAAAAAAAGATACAAAAATTGATTTTGCTTTACTAGACATCAATCTTCCTCCTTATAAAGAGCACAATATTTTTAATGGTATTGATTTGGCTTTACTTATTAGAGAAAAGTTCCCAAATTGTAAAATAGTTCTTCTTACAATGCATAGTGAACCTCTGACCGTAGACAAAATCATTAAAGGAATAAACCCTGAAGGCTTTATATCAAAAAGCGACATTAACTTTGAATTGTTTCCAATAATTTGCAAAAAAATTCTTGAAGGCGATATATTCCGAAGTAATACTATAATAGAATCTCAAAGAGAATTATTTAAAAGAAATATAAATTGGGATACCCACGATAATCAAATTTTAACCCTAATTTCTCAAGGAGTTAAAACTGTTAATCTTCCTGAATATATTCCTCTCTCTATGAGCGCTATAGAAAAAAGAAAAGCAAACATCAAAGACCAGCTTTTATTGGGAAAAGGAAGCGATAAGGATCTAATTGAGAAAGCTAAAAAATTGGGGTTACTATAA
- a CDS encoding nuclear transport factor 2 family protein codes for MKTIKLITVMLLIGFSAQAQVYTDEEIKTKETAEKFFGYIGAKDPKKIASMVSEKVDWYIFESKYMPWTGHRSKREEISELFKTLFSYFIDGSEKLEAQSFLVRGNEVAVFGFVERTVKKNGKHFKMPLAIHLTVENNLISKFSLYEETLIIEKVLK; via the coding sequence ATGAAAACTATAAAATTAATAACAGTAATGCTATTGATTGGTTTTTCGGCACAAGCACAAGTATATACTGATGAAGAAATCAAAACAAAAGAAACTGCAGAGAAGTTCTTTGGATATATTGGAGCAAAAGATCCGAAAAAAATAGCTTCTATGGTTTCCGAAAAAGTAGATTGGTATATTTTCGAATCGAAATATATGCCATGGACAGGACATCGTTCTAAGAGAGAAGAAATTTCAGAATTATTCAAAACCCTCTTTAGTTATTTTATTGATGGAAGTGAAAAACTCGAAGCACAATCTTTTTTAGTAAGAGGAAATGAAGTAGCGGTTTTTGGTTTTGTTGAAAGAACGGTGAAAAAAAACGGTAAGCATTTTAAAATGCCACTTGCGATACATCTAACAGTAGAAAATAATCTGATTAGCAAATTTTCACTCTATGAAGAAACGCTTATTATTGAAAAAGTACTGAAATAA
- a CDS encoding tetratricopeptide repeat-containing sensor histidine kinase, with the protein MISPGKIVCLFLMLLLFSCKKHTTVLFDKSHIDNLSVDKKEKYLDSIVDLLKSKKNDSVIRDLYLKVASEYYYINNSEKSLKVSLKSLELSEQSKDSIRMAKSLYFVGDSYENSRKDSAYFYYLQAQKVYTKINDYDNVGRMLFNKAHVLFYDGNYIECEVEVSKALQYLKRSKNHCLIYTCNNLMGNCLEKLLNYDQALLYHKLALGELEKMKLIDYDKDEINNYNVTSTINICNLYDLKGEFSKSIEKLQSLLSEDLKKKMPRLYANVLSNLAYSKMRNGDYENVESMFFESLKIVEGIGVESDILYKKIRIGEYFLTQKDTVKSIQSLNQANQLAIKTKSSNEVLTSLKLLSAIDKKNSLFYTNQYIKVSDSINAVQKNTHDKYARIEYETSRIEDENKVLTKSNFYILIISFGLILLLVVFFVFRYLKYKNKELQFLQQQQEASEEIYLLLTEQHKKINIAKENEKTKIAKELHDGIMNKIYGVRMNLGFFNSKVDEVIIEKRKEYIFELQNIENEIRTISHDLSRSSFFDDNDFNVLLSGLIENQKDISSTQFKYLKDEKFEWATIQNIYKINVYRIIQEAILNINKYSNAENCDIKIQRKERNLLKVSITDDGDGFDINNKKNGIGLNNMKERANSLNGQLKIESKIGKGTKIEVTFNFQTPT; encoded by the coding sequence TTGATTAGTCCTGGTAAAATTGTTTGTTTGTTTCTGATGTTATTACTTTTTTCATGTAAAAAACACACAACTGTTTTATTTGACAAAAGTCATATAGATAATTTATCTGTAGATAAAAAAGAAAAATATTTAGATTCAATAGTTGATTTGTTGAAATCTAAAAAAAATGATTCCGTTATCAGAGATCTATATTTAAAGGTAGCTTCTGAATATTATTATATTAATAATTCTGAAAAATCTTTAAAGGTTAGTTTGAAATCTTTGGAGTTATCTGAGCAATCAAAAGATAGCATTAGAATGGCGAAATCATTATATTTTGTGGGCGATTCTTATGAAAACTCAAGAAAAGACAGTGCTTACTTTTATTATCTGCAAGCTCAAAAAGTATACACGAAAATTAATGACTATGATAATGTTGGCAGAATGTTATTCAATAAAGCCCATGTTTTATTTTATGACGGGAATTATATAGAATGTGAGGTTGAAGTTTCAAAAGCATTACAGTATTTAAAAAGATCTAAAAATCATTGTTTGATTTATACTTGTAATAATTTAATGGGTAATTGTTTAGAGAAATTACTTAATTACGATCAGGCACTACTTTATCACAAATTAGCATTGGGTGAATTAGAAAAAATGAAACTAATTGATTATGATAAAGATGAAATAAACAACTATAATGTAACGTCTACTATTAATATCTGTAATTTATATGATTTAAAAGGAGAATTTTCGAAGTCGATAGAAAAGTTACAAAGTTTGCTTTCAGAAGATTTGAAAAAAAAGATGCCTCGTTTATATGCTAATGTTTTAAGCAATTTGGCATACTCAAAGATGAGAAATGGTGACTATGAAAATGTTGAATCCATGTTTTTCGAATCCTTAAAAATTGTTGAGGGCATTGGAGTAGAATCCGATATTTTGTACAAAAAGATTCGTATAGGAGAATATTTTTTAACTCAGAAAGATACCGTAAAATCAATTCAAAGTTTAAATCAAGCGAATCAACTCGCAATTAAAACTAAAAGCAGTAATGAAGTTTTGACTTCATTAAAATTACTCTCTGCAATTGACAAAAAGAATAGTTTGTTTTATACAAATCAATACATTAAGGTAAGTGACAGTATTAATGCAGTTCAAAAAAACACACATGATAAGTATGCCAGAATTGAATATGAAACTTCAAGAATTGAAGATGAAAATAAAGTTTTGACCAAGAGTAATTTTTATATTTTAATTATTTCATTTGGACTGATTTTATTATTGGTCGTGTTTTTTGTTTTCAGATATTTAAAATACAAAAATAAAGAATTGCAGTTTTTACAGCAACAGCAAGAAGCTAGCGAAGAGATATATTTGTTGTTAACTGAGCAGCATAAAAAAATAAATATTGCAAAAGAAAATGAGAAAACTAAAATAGCAAAGGAATTGCATGATGGCATAATGAACAAAATTTATGGTGTCCGAATGAATTTAGGCTTTTTTAATTCTAAGGTAGATGAAGTTATAATTGAAAAAAGGAAAGAATATATTTTTGAATTACAAAATATTGAGAATGAGATTAGAACTATATCGCATGATTTAAGCCGAAGTTCTTTTTTTGACGACAATGATTTTAATGTATTGTTATCAGGTTTAATTGAAAATCAAAAAGATATAAGCAGTACTCAATTTAAGTATTTGAAGGATGAAAAATTTGAATGGGCTACTATTCAAAATATATATAAGATAAATGTATATCGTATAATTCAGGAGGCGATTTTAAATATTAATAAATATTCGAATGCAGAAAATTGTGATATAAAAATTCAAAGGAAGGAACGAAATCTTTTAAAAGTTAGCATTACTGATGACGGAGATGGATTTGATATCAATAATAAAAAAAATGGTATTGGATTGAATAATATGAAGGAAAGAGCTAATTCTTTAAATGGTCAATTAAAAATTGAATCAAAAATAGGGAAAGGGACAAAAATTGAAGTCACATTTAATTTTCAGACACCAACTTAA
- a CDS encoding alginate export family protein, giving the protein MKNKILLVILLISFSGFAQRYPAFKSLRFDENYSVLKNDTVSNDWYKTMKILPVSASKETYISFGGDIRFQYFYAKNENWGDGPQDNDGYVLGRYLFHADFHAGKFFRTFVQTQSSMADGRIDPNPVEQNPLEVHQAFADFNFINEGPKRLILRVGRQELTYGSQRLVAVRDGPNNRQSFDGIKAIISRQNFTTDLFYSHYVVAHDGIFDDASNKDRQLWGSYLVFNKIPVIKNIDVYYLGYERAHAAFNDATGKENRQSVGTRIWGKTENWRYDGEAVYQFGNVADKNISAWTASINAGYRFNAVKFHPEIGFKTEVISGDKTEGDTSLQTFNPLFPRGAYFGLASVIGPSNLIDFHPSLSFEILKNVDWVIDYDMFWRYSSNDGIYAPNTTLIYPGDTTTAKKIGNQLESEMIWEPNQYLYFRLEATWFQAKDYIKASGTGKNIFFTGITMQLHF; this is encoded by the coding sequence ATGAAAAACAAAATCCTATTGGTGATTTTATTGATTTCATTTTCTGGTTTTGCACAACGATATCCAGCTTTTAAATCACTGCGATTTGATGAAAATTATAGTGTTTTAAAAAATGATACCGTAAGCAATGATTGGTACAAAACAATGAAAATCCTGCCAGTTTCTGCTTCCAAAGAAACGTATATCAGTTTTGGGGGCGATATACGATTTCAGTACTTCTATGCTAAAAATGAAAATTGGGGAGATGGTCCGCAGGATAATGATGGTTATGTTTTGGGAAGGTATTTATTTCATGCCGATTTTCATGCCGGAAAATTTTTCAGAACTTTTGTTCAGACACAAAGCAGTATGGCAGACGGCAGAATTGATCCGAATCCCGTAGAACAAAATCCGCTTGAAGTACATCAGGCATTTGCAGATTTTAATTTTATAAATGAGGGACCAAAAAGACTTATTTTAAGAGTAGGAAGGCAGGAACTCACTTATGGATCACAGCGTTTGGTTGCCGTTAGGGACGGACCTAATAACAGACAATCTTTTGACGGAATTAAAGCAATTATATCCAGACAAAATTTTACAACAGATTTGTTTTATTCACATTACGTTGTAGCACACGATGGTATTTTTGATGATGCGTCGAATAAAGACAGGCAATTATGGGGAAGTTATTTGGTGTTCAACAAAATACCGGTGATCAAAAATATTGATGTTTATTATTTAGGTTATGAAAGAGCTCATGCTGCGTTTAATGATGCAACGGGTAAAGAAAACCGACAATCTGTAGGAACAAGAATTTGGGGTAAAACAGAAAACTGGCGTTATGACGGAGAAGCTGTTTACCAATTTGGGAATGTTGCTGATAAAAACATTAGTGCCTGGACGGCTTCAATAAATGCAGGATATCGGTTTAATGCCGTAAAATTTCATCCTGAAATTGGTTTTAAAACCGAAGTAATAAGCGGAGATAAAACGGAAGGCGATACAAGTTTGCAAACCTTTAATCCGCTTTTTCCAAGAGGTGCTTATTTCGGATTAGCTTCCGTAATTGGGCCTTCCAATTTGATTGATTTTCATCCTTCATTGAGTTTTGAAATTCTCAAAAACGTTGATTGGGTAATTGATTATGATATGTTTTGGAGATACAGCAGCAACGACGGTATTTATGCACCAAATACGACTTTGATTTATCCCGGAGATACCACTACAGCAAAGAAAATAGGAAACCAGCTGGAAAGTGAAATGATTTGGGAGCCTAATCAATATCTTTATTTCAGGCTCGAAGCGACTTGGTTTCAGGCAAAAGATTATATCAAAGCATCCGGAACAGGTAAAAATATATTCTTTACGGGAATTACGATGCAGCTTCATTTTTAA
- a CDS encoding amidohydrolase: MKRILLILLFFFGLLAQSQEKADLILYNGKIATMQKAGEFVQALAIKDGIILATGTSKSILETYKTTATKIVDAKGKTIVPGLNDSHIHVIREGLNYNSELRWDGVKTLKRAMEMLKEQAARTPPGVWIKVIGGWNEYGFEEKRQPTIDEINAAVPDKPVFITYLYGKAFLNKKGIEVLGYTKDTHYEGSVLEQDKNGNLTGLMFAKETPKAIYTTLGLTTKLTPEERINSSLQFNRELNRFGLTSVIDAAGGSQNFPSDYATSMELAKQGKLNLRISYYLFAQQKGKELQDYEKWVAETVINKNDNLLVANGYTEEGAGENIVASAADFENFLEPRIVLSDEMEKDLEPIIRLLVKNRWPFRLHATYGESIDRMLNVFEKVNKEIPFNGLRWFFDHAETITPQELERVKALNGGIAVQFRMYFQGELYEKMYGAPKTQLPPIKKMLEMGIPVGMGTDATRISTYNPWMAMHWLITGKTLGGMQFWPKEQVLDKFTALQLYSSGSAWFSGEEKEKGKLIKGMYADMSILSEDYFTISADKVRNIESDLTIVNGKIVYGAREFKALDPEIAPVIPDWSPVKYFGGYTKKL, from the coding sequence ATGAAACGAATATTATTAATACTATTATTTTTCTTTGGACTGTTGGCTCAGTCTCAGGAAAAAGCAGATCTGATTCTTTACAACGGAAAAATTGCTACAATGCAAAAAGCTGGCGAATTTGTTCAGGCGCTGGCAATAAAAGACGGAATTATTCTGGCAACAGGAACTTCTAAAAGTATTTTAGAAACGTATAAAACTACAGCCACTAAAATTGTGGATGCCAAAGGAAAAACCATTGTTCCGGGATTAAATGACAGCCATATTCATGTTATTCGTGAAGGCTTAAATTATAACTCAGAATTGCGTTGGGATGGTGTGAAAACGCTAAAAAGAGCCATGGAAATGCTTAAGGAACAAGCTGCAAGAACTCCGCCGGGCGTTTGGATAAAAGTTATTGGAGGTTGGAATGAATATGGTTTTGAAGAAAAAAGACAGCCAACAATCGACGAAATAAATGCTGCAGTTCCTGACAAACCTGTTTTTATAACGTATCTCTACGGCAAAGCTTTTTTAAACAAAAAAGGAATTGAAGTTTTGGGTTATACCAAAGATACTCATTATGAAGGAAGTGTTTTGGAACAGGATAAAAACGGAAATCTAACCGGATTAATGTTTGCAAAAGAAACTCCAAAAGCAATTTATACTACTTTGGGATTAACCACAAAACTAACTCCGGAAGAAAGAATCAACAGTTCTCTTCAGTTTAATCGAGAACTAAATCGTTTTGGATTAACCTCTGTAATTGATGCAGCAGGAGGATCTCAAAATTTCCCATCAGATTATGCGACTTCTATGGAATTGGCAAAACAAGGAAAACTAAACCTTAGAATCTCTTATTATTTGTTTGCACAGCAAAAAGGGAAGGAACTTCAAGATTATGAAAAATGGGTTGCCGAAACGGTTATCAATAAAAACGATAATCTTTTGGTTGCCAACGGTTATACCGAAGAAGGAGCCGGAGAAAACATTGTAGCTTCTGCCGCCGATTTTGAAAACTTTCTGGAACCAAGAATTGTACTTTCTGATGAAATGGAAAAAGATCTTGAACCCATTATTCGCCTGCTTGTTAAAAACAGATGGCCGTTTCGATTGCATGCTACTTATGGTGAATCAATTGACAGAATGCTGAATGTTTTTGAAAAAGTAAATAAAGAAATTCCATTTAATGGCTTGCGATGGTTTTTTGATCATGCCGAAACTATTACGCCTCAGGAATTAGAGCGTGTAAAAGCGCTTAATGGCGGAATTGCAGTCCAGTTCAGAATGTATTTTCAGGGAGAATTGTATGAGAAAATGTACGGTGCTCCAAAAACGCAGCTTCCTCCAATTAAAAAAATGCTCGAAATGGGAATTCCGGTAGGAATGGGAACTGATGCTACACGTATTTCAACCTACAATCCCTGGATGGCGATGCATTGGCTAATTACAGGAAAAACGTTAGGAGGAATGCAGTTCTGGCCAAAAGAGCAGGTTTTGGATAAATTTACTGCGCTTCAATTGTATTCTTCAGGAAGCGCCTGGTTTTCGGGCGAAGAAAAAGAAAAAGGAAAATTGATAAAAGGAATGTATGCCGATATGTCGATTTTATCAGAAGATTATTTTACAATTTCAGCCGATAAAGTTCGAAATATTGAATCGGATTTGACAATTGTAAATGGAAAAATAGTGTACGGTGCGAGAGAATTTAAAGCACTTGATCCTGAAATTGCTCCGGTAATTCCGGATTGGTCGCCAGTGAAATATTTTGGAGGATACACTAAAAAACTTTAA
- a CDS encoding heme-binding protein, which translates to MENSTNLEQPTCPYLAQQAATAPAVIPDITTPIVTTTNQPTVIGTSNLGLLNNFIGTWNSPMGAEATGYNVMPLPQADVPIGYITKNFPYFEEITFSAIAGGAPNREGRYTQTSGVLFYEQRVYIANNADPSGAQPIENTLIHAENGTWLYHAIQPQLEGPYGPNNVPDNTIIPTQDPTTQYNKQISVPHGVSILMVGGPVVTGTGNPLFPTADRTQPPFTDQSIIDPSTYLTQQLDALNANGITVTNYSSITVSTTNHGGGVNNINFENSFGKVISMETTWYVETLSNGTVQLQYIQNIVLQFLINGVPTEFLHIDANTLQKV; encoded by the coding sequence ATGGAAAATTCAACTAACCTAGAACAACCAACTTGCCCTTATCTGGCGCAACAAGCTGCTACGGCACCAGCAGTAATACCAGACATTACAACTCCAATTGTAACGACGACCAATCAGCCAACAGTTATTGGTACATCCAATCTCGGACTTTTAAATAATTTTATTGGTACGTGGAATAGTCCGATGGGAGCCGAAGCTACGGGTTACAATGTTATGCCACTGCCTCAGGCAGATGTTCCAATTGGCTATATCACTAAAAACTTCCCTTATTTTGAAGAAATTACTTTTTCGGCTATAGCAGGCGGAGCACCAAATCGCGAAGGTCGATACACACAAACAAGTGGTGTACTCTTTTATGAACAAAGAGTTTACATTGCCAACAATGCCGATCCAAGCGGAGCACAACCAATAGAAAACACCTTAATTCATGCCGAAAACGGCACTTGGCTTTACCACGCTATACAACCTCAACTGGAAGGTCCTTATGGTCCAAATAACGTTCCTGACAATACTATAATTCCAACACAAGATCCAACTACTCAATACAACAAGCAAATTTCGGTACCACACGGCGTTTCCATTTTAATGGTGGGAGGACCAGTTGTTACCGGAACAGGCAATCCACTTTTTCCAACCGCCGACAGAACTCAGCCACCCTTTACAGACCAATCTATTATTGATCCGTCAACCTATCTGACACAGCAATTGGATGCCTTAAACGCCAATGGAATTACAGTTACAAACTATTCCAGCATTACGGTAAGTACCACTAATCATGGTGGCGGAGTAAACAATATCAATTTCGAAAATTCTTTTGGGAAAGTAATTTCAATGGAAACCACTTGGTATGTTGAAACTTTAAGTAACGGAACAGTTCAGTTGCAATACATTCAAAATATTGTTTTACAGTTTTTGATTAATGGTGTTCCTACTGAATTTCTACATATTGACGCCAATACTTTACAAAAGGTATAA
- a CDS encoding alkene reductase encodes MKYQKLFQHYNLSDNHLENRFLMAPMTRSRASQPGDIPNALMAEYYAQRSTAGIIITEAVQVSLQGKGYAKTPGIYSKQQIEGWKLITDAVHQNGSKIFLQLWHVGRVSSSKVNGLQPIAPSSLTAQNTSVYIFDGAPNGDATFVPVDEPREMNKTDIEVAIKEFVEGAKNAIEAGFDGVEIHGANGYLIDQFLRSNSNIRTDEYGGTKENRIRLLLEISKAVANAVGKGKTGVRLSPFISFKDMDDPEILETIMLSAEELNKLDVAYIHLCEADWDEAPQIPIDFRIKLRDTFKNTIIATGNKTPEEAEKLLQENLVDLIGFGRNFLTNPDYPARVKENLSLNKISDNHTLFGGGGARGYIDYPFF; translated from the coding sequence ATGAAGTATCAAAAACTATTTCAGCACTATAATTTAAGCGATAATCATTTAGAAAACCGTTTTTTAATGGCTCCAATGACGCGTTCAAGAGCTTCTCAACCTGGAGATATTCCAAATGCTTTAATGGCAGAATATTATGCCCAGCGCAGTACGGCGGGTATTATAATTACAGAAGCAGTTCAGGTTTCTCTCCAGGGAAAGGGATATGCCAAAACACCCGGAATTTACAGTAAACAACAAATAGAAGGCTGGAAATTAATAACAGACGCGGTACATCAAAACGGGAGCAAAATATTTCTGCAGTTATGGCATGTAGGCAGAGTAAGCAGTTCTAAAGTAAACGGTTTACAGCCAATCGCACCTTCGTCACTAACGGCTCAAAACACAAGTGTTTATATTTTTGACGGCGCTCCAAATGGTGATGCCACTTTTGTACCTGTAGATGAACCAAGAGAAATGAATAAAACCGATATTGAGGTTGCAATTAAAGAATTTGTTGAAGGTGCAAAAAATGCTATTGAAGCCGGTTTTGACGGTGTTGAAATTCACGGGGCAAACGGTTATCTGATCGATCAGTTTTTAAGAAGCAATAGCAATATAAGAACTGATGAATATGGAGGCACTAAGGAAAACAGAATTCGTTTACTGCTTGAAATTTCAAAAGCGGTAGCGAATGCAGTTGGAAAAGGAAAAACAGGAGTCAGACTTTCTCCCTTTATTAGTTTTAAAGATATGGATGATCCGGAGATTTTGGAAACGATAATGCTTTCAGCAGAAGAGTTGAACAAACTTGATGTTGCGTATATTCATCTTTGCGAAGCTGATTGGGATGAGGCACCTCAAATTCCAATTGATTTTAGAATTAAACTTAGAGATACTTTTAAAAACACCATTATCGCTACCGGCAATAAAACTCCTGAAGAAGCCGAAAAATTACTTCAGGAAAATTTGGTTGATTTAATTGGTTTTGGAAGAAATTTTTTGACTAATCCGGATTATCCTGCCAGAGTGAAAGAAAATTTGAGCTTAAATAAAATTTCAGATAATCATACTTTATTTGGCGGCGGCGGGGCACGAGGTTATATTGATTATCCTTTTTTTTGA
- a CDS encoding alkaline phosphatase — MENNNDLGRRRFLRNSLLVAGGVFIAPLIESCSNDDKTDNSGAPDGMKNEGFETGVASFDPTETGVIIWTRYSPGSDAEITWELSKDSAFSEVTRKGQAAASSTNDFTIAVDVQNISSNTKYYYRFYNAKTKQVTVTGETRTLPSKTDVVNDVKMAVVSCSNFPAGLFNVYGAIASSDADVVVHLGDYIYEYAPGQYGTNPFTNPLGREHKPAREITSLSDYRERYRQYRGDKNLQLLHQKKPFICVWDDHEFANDTYKSGAENHQPSEGDFQMRKMAAFQAYSEYIPLKTGKDLRIYRSFNFGTILSLFMMDTRVIARDKQMSYSDYIDNGGNFDQTKFRTDLLSPSRKLIGSEQMTWLGSQINADTAKWKVLGQQILMTKMLIPAELLMLLNQILAEVDQLGSAQPATMQALVNTISQLVVIKMRYKQNDPSLTAQEIARVTTTLPYNLDAWDGYFAEREQLYAILSGKNVVVLAGDTHNAWMGKLTDMQGNHIATEIACSSVSSPGLEAYLGITSDPSKAIELAQAFTVLIDDLEYANLYKRGYTYLKFTASGSEAEWRFVDNVTTESTNTITEKKYTIA, encoded by the coding sequence ATGGAAAATAACAATGATTTAGGCAGAAGAAGGTTTCTTAGAAATTCTTTATTGGTTGCTGGAGGAGTTTTCATCGCCCCACTTATTGAAAGCTGCAGTAATGATGATAAAACTGATAATAGCGGTGCACCGGACGGAATGAAAAATGAAGGGTTTGAGACAGGAGTAGCCAGTTTTGACCCTACTGAAACCGGAGTGATTATTTGGACAAGATATTCACCAGGTTCAGATGCTGAAATTACCTGGGAGTTAAGTAAGGATAGCGCATTTTCTGAAGTAACAAGAAAAGGTCAGGCCGCAGCATCTTCTACAAATGATTTTACAATAGCGGTAGATGTTCAGAACATTTCATCCAATACAAAATATTATTATAGATTTTATAATGCCAAAACCAAACAAGTAACTGTTACCGGAGAAACACGCACACTGCCGTCTAAAACAGATGTTGTAAATGATGTAAAAATGGCTGTTGTTTCCTGTTCTAATTTTCCGGCAGGACTTTTCAATGTATATGGAGCGATTGCTTCTTCAGATGCCGATGTAGTGGTTCATCTTGGAGATTATATTTACGAATATGCGCCGGGACAGTACGGAACAAATCCTTTTACCAACCCGTTGGGCAGAGAACATAAACCAGCCAGGGAGATTACAAGCCTTAGCGATTACAGAGAAAGATACAGACAATATAGAGGAGATAAAAATCTTCAGCTTCTTCATCAGAAAAAACCTTTTATCTGTGTCTGGGATGATCATGAGTTTGCTAATGACACCTATAAATCCGGTGCAGAAAATCATCAGCCTTCCGAAGGAGATTTTCAGATGAGAAAAATGGCCGCTTTTCAAGCCTACAGCGAATATATTCCGCTTAAAACAGGAAAAGATCTTAGAATTTACAGAAGTTTTAATTTCGGTACTATTCTTTCCCTTTTTATGATGGATACCAGAGTAATTGCAAGAGATAAGCAGATGAGTTATTCGGATTATATTGATAATGGTGGAAATTTTGACCAGACAAAATTTAGAACAGATCTTTTAAGCCCAAGCAGAAAATTAATTGGAAGCGAACAAATGACATGGTTGGGATCACAGATCAATGCGGATACTGCTAAATGGAAAGTATTAGGTCAGCAGATCCTGATGACAAAAATGCTGATTCCTGCAGAATTGCTGATGCTTTTGAACCAAATTTTAGCAGAAGTTGATCAATTAGGAAGTGCACAGCCGGCGACCATGCAGGCTCTTGTTAATACAATTTCTCAACTTGTTGTTATTAAAATGAGATATAAACAAAACGATCCTTCTTTGACTGCTCAGGAAATTGCGAGAGTTACCACAACTTTGCCATATAATCTGGATGCCTGGGATGGTTATTTTGCAGAAAGAGAACAATTGTATGCGATACTTTCCGGAAAAAATGTTGTGGTTTTAGCCGGAGATACTCATAATGCATGGATGGGTAAACTTACAGATATGCAGGGAAATCATATAGCAACTGAAATAGCGTGCAGTTCTGTTTCATCACCAGGATTAGAAGCTTATCTTGGAATTACCTCAGACCCTTCAAAAGCAATAGAATTAGCACAGGCATTTACAGTACTGATTGATGATTTAGAATATGCAAATTTGTATAAACGAGGATATACATATCTTAAATTTACAGCATCTGGTTCTGAAGCTGAATGGCGATTTGTAGACAATGTAACAACTGAAAGTACCAATACTATTACAGAAAAAAAATATACGATAGCATAA